A DNA window from Altererythrobacter sp. B11 contains the following coding sequences:
- a CDS encoding FliH/SctL family protein: MSRLPLEQMFRPSSFTRDPRFAGLHAEQHARAAHVPDPLGDAFQRGYAEGVAEARAEAAREAAERQAAERRIELAFSALDEETAAEMRERLRLTVLALCEHAIAPLAVDPEGLANRVERAVAMLQRSQDERRVLLHPQDLALVRDRLPADLKAEADPSVERGALRIETSDGGIEDGPAQWRRILAETFREC; the protein is encoded by the coding sequence ATGTCTAGGCTGCCGCTGGAGCAGATGTTCAGGCCGAGCAGCTTCACGCGCGATCCGCGCTTTGCCGGGCTGCATGCGGAACAACACGCCCGAGCGGCCCATGTGCCGGACCCTCTGGGGGACGCCTTCCAGCGCGGCTATGCCGAAGGGGTGGCCGAAGCGCGAGCCGAGGCCGCGCGCGAAGCCGCCGAACGGCAGGCAGCCGAACGCCGCATCGAACTCGCCTTCTCCGCACTGGACGAGGAAACCGCGGCCGAGATGCGCGAACGGCTGCGTCTGACCGTGCTGGCCCTGTGCGAACATGCGATCGCCCCGCTCGCGGTCGATCCCGAAGGCTTGGCCAATCGGGTAGAGCGCGCGGTGGCGATGCTGCAGCGTTCGCAGGATGAGCGGCGGGTGCTGCTGCATCCGCAGGATCTGGCACTGGTGCGTGATCGCCTGCCGGCAGATCTCAAGGCCGAGGCCGACCCTTCGGTGGAACGCGGTGCGCTGCGCATCGAAACCTCCGACGGCGGAATCGAGGATGGCCCCGCGCAGTGGCGCCGCATCCTGGCCGAGACCTTCCGCGAATGCTGA
- the fliG gene encoding flagellar motor switch protein FliG produces the protein MTDMTPIPAPSGPDRAAVMVMLLSEDDAATLLGRLSPEELRVLGSKMCALGEIGPAAITDAIASFASSASRSGISSHGRLDSVRRIMTSAVGDLKADNLMKGMVPEGEAARTPALDLARWLQPEVLIPLIADEPPQAIAVLLVQLDPMVAARVLAGLPEALQTPVVHRVARLGPVSPEAIEILEQTLSAKIGRVHGKASLKLGGVREAAEIINNSARSLEKRIMPALGKLDKQLARELEQEMFKFEHLFALDTQMMGQLLREVDGELLIDALKGIAEEERECFFAAMSSRAADGLRDEIEARGRIKRADVEVAQQKIVAIARKLAAEGLIVIGEGGEDEYV, from the coding sequence ATGACCGATATGACCCCCATCCCCGCGCCGAGCGGCCCGGATCGCGCCGCCGTGATGGTGATGCTGCTGAGCGAAGACGATGCCGCCACGCTTCTCGGCCGCCTTTCGCCAGAGGAACTGCGCGTGCTGGGCAGCAAGATGTGCGCCCTGGGCGAAATCGGCCCGGCGGCGATCACCGATGCCATTGCCAGCTTCGCCAGCTCCGCCAGCCGGTCGGGCATCTCCTCCCACGGGCGGCTGGACAGCGTGCGCCGCATCATGACCAGCGCGGTGGGCGACCTGAAGGCCGACAATCTGATGAAGGGCATGGTGCCGGAAGGAGAGGCGGCGCGCACGCCCGCGCTCGATCTCGCCCGCTGGCTGCAGCCCGAAGTGCTGATCCCGCTGATCGCGGACGAACCGCCACAAGCCATCGCCGTGCTGCTGGTGCAGCTCGACCCTATGGTGGCGGCGCGCGTGCTGGCGGGCCTGCCGGAAGCGCTGCAGACGCCGGTAGTCCACCGCGTGGCGCGGCTGGGCCCCGTCTCGCCCGAAGCGATCGAGATCCTGGAGCAGACGCTGTCCGCCAAGATCGGCCGCGTCCACGGCAAGGCGTCGCTGAAGCTGGGCGGCGTTCGCGAAGCCGCGGAAATCATCAACAATTCGGCGCGCAGCCTGGAAAAGCGCATCATGCCGGCGCTGGGCAAGCTGGACAAGCAGCTGGCCCGCGAGCTGGAGCAGGAGATGTTCAAGTTCGAGCATCTGTTCGCGCTCGACACCCAGATGATGGGCCAGTTGCTGCGCGAAGTGGACGGCGAATTGCTGATCGACGCGCTGAAGGGCATCGCCGAGGAGGAGCGCGAGTGCTTCTTCGCCGCTATGTCCAGCCGCGCGGCCGATGGCCTGCGCGACGAGATCGAGGCCCGCGGCCGCATCAAGCGCGCCGATGTGGAGGTGGCGCAGCAGAAGATCGTGGCCATCGCCAGGAAGCTGGCCGCCGAAGGTCTGATCGTGATCGGCGAAGGCGGCGAGGACGAGTATGTCTAG
- the fliF gene encoding flagellar basal-body MS-ring/collar protein FliF: MADLVPATPQGSLLQPLNDPAGGTMPARLRAFAGQPAVRRALPWFAGAAGIGLLALTWATLAPAPQRVLYSSLSDSERANVVAALEKGAINYQIDSSTGVVTVDEDDLYKARMLVASDGALATPESGAEMLDSLPMGASRTLEGDRLRAAKERELTLTIAEIDGVEAVRVHLAQADRSVFVRDNIPPSASVMVRLARGRQLTDSQVTAIANLVSGSVPGLSTEAVRIVDQHGRLLSQTEGEEADRLGLQTRMEEKLRAQVEQLLAPMIGAENFSTEIQAQLNMDEVTSARESYDKDGVVRRETVQESSSTSAPAAGGVPGVMSNTPPTDAQAQAGAPNPGREAASAGGPTNDNTSSSRTYELGREVSVSNIAPGSLKRLSVAVALNQDAVKGIKKADLDNIKQLISAAVGADEQRGDTVAVVVRPFQPVEVEAPAFWETPWFATVLRNAVALISVLLVLLLAVRPALKALTRGKNKGGDGSAAGAQPSTAQLVQAQAAQSQFGPRAGTQFGGEAPAALAMGSDGQLASQIELAQRIVREKPDDALEALRRMLGEQAGSAERA; the protein is encoded by the coding sequence ATGGCCGATCTGGTTCCCGCCACGCCGCAGGGCTCGCTCCTCCAGCCGCTGAACGATCCGGCGGGCGGCACCATGCCGGCCCGCCTGCGTGCGTTTGCCGGTCAGCCCGCCGTCCGCCGCGCCCTGCCCTGGTTCGCCGGAGCTGCCGGGATCGGACTGCTGGCGCTCACCTGGGCCACGCTCGCGCCCGCGCCGCAGCGCGTGCTCTACAGCTCGCTGAGTGACAGCGAGCGGGCCAATGTGGTCGCTGCGCTGGAGAAGGGCGCGATCAATTACCAGATCGACAGTTCGACCGGCGTGGTGACGGTCGACGAGGACGACCTTTACAAGGCGCGCATGCTCGTCGCTTCCGACGGGGCGCTGGCCACGCCGGAAAGCGGCGCCGAAATGCTCGACTCGCTGCCCATGGGCGCCAGCCGCACACTGGAGGGCGACCGCCTGCGCGCCGCCAAGGAGCGCGAGCTGACCCTCACCATCGCCGAGATCGACGGGGTGGAGGCGGTGCGCGTGCATCTGGCGCAGGCCGATCGCTCCGTCTTCGTGCGCGACAATATTCCGCCCAGCGCATCAGTGATGGTGCGGCTGGCGCGCGGCCGGCAGCTGACGGATTCGCAGGTGACGGCCATCGCCAATCTCGTGTCCGGCTCGGTCCCCGGCCTCTCCACCGAGGCGGTGCGGATCGTGGACCAGCACGGCCGCCTGCTCTCCCAGACCGAAGGCGAGGAAGCCGACCGGCTGGGCCTGCAGACGCGCATGGAAGAAAAGCTGCGCGCGCAGGTGGAGCAATTGCTGGCGCCGATGATCGGGGCGGAGAACTTCTCCACCGAGATCCAGGCGCAGCTGAACATGGACGAGGTGACCTCCGCCCGCGAAAGCTATGACAAGGATGGCGTGGTGCGGCGCGAGACGGTGCAGGAATCCTCCAGCACCAGCGCCCCTGCCGCCGGCGGCGTGCCGGGTGTGATGTCCAACACCCCGCCCACCGACGCCCAGGCCCAGGCCGGCGCCCCCAATCCGGGCCGGGAAGCCGCATCGGCGGGCGGCCCCACCAATGACAACACCAGTTCCAGCCGCACCTATGAGCTGGGGCGAGAGGTCTCCGTCTCCAACATCGCCCCGGGCAGCCTCAAGCGGCTGTCCGTCGCGGTGGCGCTGAACCAGGATGCGGTGAAAGGCATCAAGAAGGCCGATCTCGACAACATCAAGCAGCTGATCTCCGCCGCCGTGGGCGCGGACGAGCAGCGCGGCGACACCGTGGCCGTGGTGGTGCGCCCGTTCCAGCCGGTGGAGGTGGAAGCGCCGGCCTTCTGGGAAACGCCGTGGTTCGCCACGGTGCTGCGCAACGCGGTCGCGCTGATTTCCGTCCTGCTGGTGCTGCTGCTCGCCGTGCGGCCGGCGCTGAAGGCGCTGACCCGCGGCAAGAACAAGGGCGGAGACGGCAGCGCTGCGGGCGCGCAGCCTTCCACCGCGCAGCTGGTCCAGGCGCAGGCAGCGCAGAGCCAGTTCGGCCCCCGCGCCGGAACGCAATTCGGCGGGGAAGCCCCGGCCGCGCTGGCGATGGGCAGCGATGGCCAGCTCGCCTCGCAGATCGAGCTTGCCCAACGCATCGTTCGCGAAAAGCCGGATGACGCGCTGGAAGCGCTACGGCGGATGCTGGGCGAACAGGCCGGATCGGCGGAGCGCGCCTGA
- the fliE gene encoding flagellar hook-basal body complex protein FliE: MSSIGGIGGAGSVQQIMEMRQQLLDRSRLLKELHEAKAGGAPQAAEQAPPGGGFADTLKTALDGVNASQSRAEQLSGAYERGETTDIAKVMLARQEAGVAFEATLQVRNKLLFAYQEIMRIGV, from the coding sequence ATGAGCAGCATCGGCGGAATCGGCGGGGCCGGTTCGGTTCAGCAGATCATGGAGATGCGCCAGCAATTGCTGGACCGCTCCCGCCTGCTCAAGGAACTGCATGAGGCCAAAGCCGGCGGCGCACCGCAGGCTGCGGAACAGGCGCCGCCGGGCGGCGGCTTTGCCGACACGCTCAAGACCGCGCTGGACGGGGTCAACGCCTCGCAATCGCGGGCGGAACAGCTCAGCGGCGCCTATGAGCGCGGCGAGACGACCGACATCGCCAAGGTCATGCTGGCCCGCCAGGAGGCGGGCGTCGCCTTCGAAGCCACCCTGCAGGTGCGGAACAAGCTGTTGTTCGCCTATCAGGAAATCATGCGAATTGGGGTCTGA
- a CDS encoding sigma-54 interaction domain-containing protein — MNSLEISKAFELNHPALAGKLAGVAPSLFFNRSMLLDDAAGKTQDGRARRMTAVRGPLPGFVLNGDSFALTYSDPTSEASFAALVALLCGRRAPVAADPASLSVLALADRIAAAEIPVLINGPTGTGKEVLANFIHNRSPRAGKPFVAVNCAAIPETMLEAMLFGHQKGSFTGANQSGEGFFRAADGGTLLLDEIAEMPLALQAKLLRALQEGEVVPIGATKPVKVDVRIIACANRDLPQEVEEGRFRADLFYRLNVFPMVLPALRERPADIAPLAFMMVMRHAPEGQPRPWISDEALEMLKAHGWPGNVRELENVMRRALVLAMGQGLIEAEHIVFDRPARLVAPAAPQPAVSAMAAADPLPAAEAPRTGEKLAKIVQISEARAIMETLDACGGRRTEAARKLGISERTLRYRLASFREAGLAIGASR; from the coding sequence ATGAATTCCTTGGAAATCTCGAAAGCCTTCGAGCTTAACCATCCTGCTTTGGCAGGTAAGCTGGCGGGCGTCGCACCTTCACTCTTCTTCAATCGCAGCATGCTGCTGGACGATGCAGCTGGGAAGACCCAGGATGGCCGTGCACGCCGGATGACGGCGGTTCGCGGGCCGCTGCCGGGCTTCGTGCTTAACGGCGACAGCTTCGCCCTCACCTATTCCGACCCGACCAGCGAGGCGAGCTTCGCCGCGCTGGTGGCGCTGCTGTGCGGGCGCCGCGCCCCGGTGGCCGCCGATCCGGCCTCCCTCTCCGTGCTGGCGCTGGCCGACCGCATTGCCGCTGCCGAAATCCCCGTGCTGATCAATGGGCCCACCGGCACCGGCAAGGAGGTGCTGGCCAATTTCATTCACAATCGCAGCCCGCGCGCCGGCAAGCCCTTCGTGGCGGTGAACTGCGCCGCGATCCCCGAAACGATGCTGGAAGCTATGCTGTTCGGCCATCAGAAGGGATCCTTCACGGGCGCCAACCAGTCGGGCGAGGGGTTCTTCCGCGCGGCCGATGGCGGCACGCTGCTGCTGGACGAGATCGCGGAAATGCCGCTGGCGCTGCAGGCCAAGCTGCTGCGCGCGCTGCAGGAAGGCGAAGTGGTGCCGATCGGCGCGACCAAGCCGGTAAAGGTGGACGTGCGGATCATCGCCTGCGCCAACCGCGACCTGCCGCAAGAGGTGGAGGAAGGCCGTTTCCGCGCCGACCTGTTCTATCGCCTCAACGTGTTTCCCATGGTGCTGCCCGCGCTGCGCGAGCGGCCGGCGGATATCGCCCCGCTCGCCTTTATGATGGTGATGCGCCACGCACCCGAAGGCCAGCCCCGTCCGTGGATCAGCGACGAAGCGCTGGAAATGCTCAAGGCGCACGGCTGGCCGGGCAATGTGCGCGAGCTGGAAAATGTCATGCGCCGCGCGCTGGTGCTGGCGATGGGCCAGGGCCTGATCGAGGCGGAGCACATCGTGTTCGATCGCCCGGCGCGGCTGGTGGCACCGGCCGCCCCGCAGCCGGCGGTGTCCGCGATGGCCGCGGCCGATCCACTGCCTGCCGCCGAAGCGCCCCGCACCGGCGAGAAGCTGGCGAAGATCGTGCAGATCTCGGAAGCGCGGGCGATCATGGAAACGCTGGATGCCTGCGGCGGCCGCCGCACCGAGGCGGCGCGCAAGCTGGGGATCAGCGAACGGACGCTGCGCTATCGGCTCGCTTCCTTCCGTGAGGCAGGCCTGGCGATAGGAGCTTCGCGATGA
- a CDS encoding flagellin N-terminal helical domain-containing protein: MAVINTNTGAMRAANASVLANRELGTAMERLSTGKRINSAKDDAAGLAIANTMTSQIRGMSQGIRNANDGISMAQTAEGALSEVTNMMQRIRELAVQALSGTYDSGDKTNLQAEVTQLTGQITNIMSSTTFNGVKLFDGTAGSGGTVTIQAGANAADTVSLTFGNLGADTAVTGVTAVDLTTATNTVLATIDTGIDKISTSRATLGAGQARLESAVNQLTNNVTNLSDARSRIEDADYSAETTALAKAQILSQASTAMLAQANQSQSNVLSLLR; encoded by the coding sequence ATGGCTGTCATCAACACCAATACCGGCGCGATGCGTGCGGCGAACGCTTCCGTACTCGCCAACCGCGAACTGGGCACCGCGATGGAGCGCCTGTCCACCGGCAAGCGCATCAACAGCGCGAAAGACGATGCCGCCGGCCTCGCCATCGCCAACACCATGACCTCGCAGATCCGCGGCATGAGCCAGGGCATCCGCAACGCCAATGACGGCATCTCCATGGCGCAGACCGCTGAAGGCGCGCTGTCCGAGGTGACCAACATGATGCAGCGCATCCGCGAACTGGCGGTGCAGGCGCTGAGCGGCACCTATGACTCGGGTGACAAGACGAACCTGCAGGCCGAAGTCACGCAGCTGACCGGCCAGATCACCAACATCATGTCCAGCACCACCTTCAACGGCGTGAAGCTGTTCGACGGCACCGCCGGTTCGGGCGGCACGGTGACGATCCAGGCCGGCGCCAACGCGGCGGACACGGTTTCGCTGACGTTCGGCAACCTCGGCGCCGATACGGCGGTGACGGGCGTGACTGCCGTCGACCTGACGACTGCCACCAACACCGTGCTCGCCACCATCGACACGGGCATCGACAAGATCAGCACCAGCCGCGCCACGCTGGGCGCCGGCCAGGCCCGCCTGGAATCGGCGGTGAACCAGCTGACCAACAACGTCACCAACCTGTCGGATGCGCGTTCGCGGATCGAGGACGCCGATTACTCGGCCGAAACGACCGCTCTCGCCAAGGCACAGATCCTGAGCCAGGCATCGACCGCCATGCTGGCCCAGGCCAACCAGAGCCAGTCGAACGTTCTGTCGCTGCTGCGCTGA